In Persicimonas caeni, a single window of DNA contains:
- a CDS encoding NAD-dependent succinate-semialdehyde dehydrogenase has product MSIRSVNPTTGDVFAEYPYMDSETIDQTLTRAWETYESWKQTDFDERTRLMHKAAHILRDRVEEYARLMVKEMGKPIEQARGEVRKCAWACEYFSDNAREFLQNEEMQSDGSRAFVRFDPLGPIFAVMPWNFPFWQVIRFAAPNLMAGNVGVLKHSHNVGGCAVALQELFEEAGFPEGAFQSIFLSNDMTDEVVGHTAIRGVTLTGSVGAGRAVAKLAGQNLKPTVLELGGSDPFIVLDDCNLDYTVEQAVRGRLINNGQSCIAAKRFIVEEGIYNDFVEKFRDALAGQTMGDPMDDATDLGPMARLDLRTTLHKQVQRSVDQGAKLVLGGEIPEREGFYYPATLVTECEYDMPVFDEETFGPVAAVTRVQDADEAIDVANHSHFGLGASVWTSTDRGVDLAARIEAGHVSVNGIVKSDPRLPFGGVKDSGYGRELSHHGIHEFVNKKTVWVK; this is encoded by the coding sequence ATGAGCATCCGCTCCGTCAACCCTACCACCGGAGACGTCTTCGCCGAGTATCCGTACATGGACTCCGAGACGATCGACCAGACGCTGACGCGCGCCTGGGAGACCTACGAGAGCTGGAAGCAGACCGACTTCGACGAGCGCACGCGCCTGATGCACAAGGCGGCCCACATCCTGCGCGACCGAGTCGAGGAGTATGCTCGCCTGATGGTCAAAGAGATGGGTAAGCCCATCGAGCAGGCGCGCGGCGAGGTGCGCAAGTGCGCGTGGGCCTGCGAGTACTTCTCCGACAACGCGCGCGAGTTCTTGCAAAACGAGGAGATGCAGAGTGACGGGTCGCGCGCGTTCGTGCGCTTCGACCCGCTGGGGCCCATCTTTGCGGTGATGCCCTGGAATTTCCCGTTCTGGCAGGTCATCCGGTTTGCCGCCCCCAACTTGATGGCCGGCAACGTCGGCGTGCTCAAGCACTCCCATAACGTGGGTGGCTGCGCGGTCGCGCTCCAGGAACTCTTCGAGGAGGCGGGCTTTCCCGAGGGCGCCTTCCAGAGCATCTTTTTGTCCAACGACATGACCGACGAGGTCGTCGGCCACACCGCCATCCGCGGGGTGACGCTGACCGGCTCGGTGGGCGCCGGGCGAGCGGTGGCCAAGCTCGCCGGGCAGAACCTCAAGCCGACGGTGCTCGAGCTAGGCGGCTCGGACCCGTTCATCGTCCTCGACGACTGCAACCTCGACTACACCGTCGAGCAGGCGGTGCGCGGCCGGCTGATCAACAACGGCCAGAGCTGCATTGCCGCCAAGCGCTTCATCGTCGAAGAAGGTATCTACAACGACTTTGTCGAGAAGTTCCGCGACGCGTTGGCCGGCCAGACGATGGGAGACCCGATGGACGACGCCACCGACCTGGGCCCGATGGCCCGCCTGGATCTGCGCACCACCCTGCACAAGCAGGTGCAGCGAAGCGTCGATCAGGGGGCCAAGCTGGTGCTCGGCGGCGAAATCCCCGAGCGCGAAGGGTTTTATTATCCCGCCACGCTCGTGACCGAATGCGAATACGACATGCCGGTATTCGACGAGGAGACCTTCGGGCCGGTCGCTGCAGTGACCCGAGTCCAAGACGCTGACGAGGCCATCGACGTCGCCAACCACAGCCACTTCGGCCTGGGCGCGTCGGTCTGGACGAGCACCGACCGCGGCGTCGACCTCGCCGCGCGCATCGAGGCGGGCCACGTGTCGGTCAACGGCATCGTCAAGAGCGACCCGCGGCTGCCGTTCGGCGGCGTCAAAGACTCCGGCTACGGCCGAGAGCTGAGCCACCACGGCATTCACGAGTTCGTCAACAAAAAGACGGTGTGGGTGAAGTGA
- the hisS gene encoding histidine--tRNA ligase, giving the protein MSQVSTKPASGMRDFLPKDVQRRNRVFNIIREVYESYGFEPLDTPAMERLSTLMGKYGEEGDKLLFKVMKRGRKLDKALRKDEPQDTDVADMGLRYDLTVPLARVAAEYQNELPRYFKRYQIAPVWRADRPQKGRFREFYQCDVDVIGSEAMTVEAEVTAALAEVLVRLGFTDFRIHVNHRKLLTAMMEKAGVAPEMRQEALIAIDKLDKIGRDGVIEELENRGIEQGSIDSLMPLLDQASEPTSPGEFDNEATLAALREEVGELESGQKALSDLDKLLKFATSGSAADHLYIDPYLARGLSYYTGPIFEIRSDEFSGSLGGGGRYDELIGMFSKQDIPACGFSLGVERILVLMEERGMFDERESEVDVLVTLWNDDFTPNSFRLANELREAGLKVDLYPDNDRYGKQFGYADERNIPFVAILAPDELEAGVVALKDMKSGDQEKVAREDVAGWLKERLGS; this is encoded by the coding sequence ATGAGTCAAGTTTCGACAAAGCCCGCGAGCGGCATGCGCGACTTCCTGCCCAAGGACGTCCAGCGCCGCAATCGCGTCTTCAATATCATCCGCGAAGTCTACGAATCCTACGGCTTCGAGCCCCTCGATACCCCTGCCATGGAGCGCCTGTCGACGTTGATGGGCAAGTACGGCGAAGAGGGCGACAAGCTCTTGTTCAAGGTCATGAAGCGCGGGCGCAAGCTCGACAAGGCGCTGCGCAAGGATGAGCCCCAGGACACCGATGTGGCCGACATGGGGCTTCGCTACGACCTGACCGTGCCCCTGGCGCGGGTGGCCGCCGAATACCAAAACGAGCTGCCGCGCTACTTCAAGCGCTACCAGATCGCGCCGGTGTGGCGCGCAGACCGGCCCCAGAAGGGTCGCTTTCGCGAGTTCTACCAGTGTGACGTCGACGTCATCGGCTCCGAGGCGATGACCGTCGAGGCCGAGGTCACCGCGGCGCTGGCCGAAGTACTGGTTCGCCTCGGGTTCACCGACTTTCGTATCCACGTCAACCACAGGAAGCTGCTGACGGCGATGATGGAGAAGGCCGGCGTCGCCCCCGAGATGCGCCAAGAGGCACTCATCGCCATCGACAAGCTCGACAAGATCGGGCGCGACGGCGTCATCGAGGAGCTCGAAAACCGCGGCATCGAGCAAGGCTCCATCGACAGCCTGATGCCGCTGTTGGACCAGGCCAGCGAACCGACCAGCCCCGGTGAGTTCGACAACGAGGCGACGCTCGCCGCGTTGAGAGAGGAAGTCGGTGAGTTGGAGAGCGGCCAAAAGGCGCTGTCCGACCTCGACAAGCTCCTCAAATTCGCCACGTCGGGCTCGGCTGCGGACCACCTGTATATCGACCCGTACCTGGCGCGCGGCCTGTCGTATTACACCGGTCCCATCTTCGAGATTCGCAGCGACGAGTTCTCGGGGAGCCTGGGCGGTGGCGGTCGCTACGACGAGCTCATCGGCATGTTCTCGAAGCAAGACATCCCGGCGTGCGGCTTCTCGCTGGGCGTCGAGCGTATCCTCGTGCTCATGGAAGAACGCGGCATGTTCGACGAGCGCGAGTCGGAGGTCGACGTCCTCGTGACCCTTTGGAACGACGACTTCACGCCCAACAGCTTCCGGCTGGCCAACGAGCTTCGCGAGGCGGGCCTGAAGGTCGACCTGTACCCGGACAACGACCGCTACGGCAAGCAGTTCGGCTACGCCGACGAGCGCAATATCCCGTTCGTGGCCATCCTCGCCCCCGACGAACTCGAAGCGGGCGTCGTCGCGCTCAAGGACATGAAGTCGGGCGACCAGGAGAAGGTCGCGCGTGAAGACGTTGCGGGTTGGCTTAAAGAACGTTTGGGCTCTTGA
- a CDS encoding lamin tail domain-containing protein gives MLLKAPRTQLSVCLLSSLLIFAGACAGGEGPAHNPSDSGADAGLGADTVDGANQAPQASISAPSQASVGQRVDLDASASVDPDGDELDFVWRFASKPDGSQVVIWGDRSANSWFQPDVVGQYLLELTVDDGQAESTETFTITVDDSPIDTTADAGQDVGQDTSDEVDAGPNHAPVADAGADITADVGTQLTLDGSNSSDPDGDALTYRWTMIAEPTGNTSALLGSDSATPRFTPSVEGDYAFELTVDDGELTSSDSVVVRVGEGGGNDGGGGDDGGTGGNDGGGHTGGGGADCLIISEYVEGSSYNKAIEIYNCGSAAIDLTDYRYCAAHNSTDPTGTADCSRDHDLTGTLAAGAVQVLCNDRISDAAACDELTGNISFNGDDRFVIYLDDGSGAYEHGVDTVVDAFGELASEPSSRLWADVTLERCNFAPFDGVSSFDAAVFYTTHAEDDFSGLGAAPSETCAP, from the coding sequence ATGTTGTTGAAAGCGCCGCGAACTCAGTTGTCTGTCTGTCTTCTCTCCTCGCTGCTCATCTTTGCCGGCGCGTGCGCCGGCGGCGAAGGTCCCGCCCACAACCCGTCCGACTCCGGCGCCGACGCCGGTCTCGGCGCCGACACCGTCGACGGCGCGAATCAGGCGCCGCAGGCGTCGATCTCTGCGCCGAGCCAAGCCTCGGTCGGCCAGCGAGTCGACCTCGACGCGTCGGCGAGCGTCGATCCAGACGGCGACGAGCTCGACTTTGTCTGGCGATTTGCGAGCAAACCTGACGGAAGCCAAGTCGTGATCTGGGGCGACCGCAGCGCCAACTCGTGGTTCCAGCCCGACGTCGTCGGCCAATACCTTCTCGAGCTGACCGTCGACGACGGCCAAGCCGAGTCCACCGAGACATTCACCATCACCGTCGACGACAGCCCCATCGACACGACTGCCGACGCCGGCCAAGACGTCGGCCAGGATACCTCCGACGAGGTCGACGCCGGGCCCAACCACGCGCCCGTGGCCGACGCCGGCGCCGATATCACCGCCGACGTGGGCACCCAACTGACGCTCGACGGCTCGAATAGCAGCGACCCCGACGGCGACGCGCTCACCTACCGCTGGACGATGATCGCCGAGCCCACCGGCAACACCTCCGCGCTGCTCGGCTCCGACTCGGCCACCCCGCGGTTCACCCCCAGCGTCGAGGGCGACTACGCCTTCGAATTGACCGTCGACGACGGCGAGTTGACCAGCAGCGACTCGGTGGTGGTGCGCGTAGGCGAGGGCGGCGGCAACGACGGCGGCGGGGGGGATGACGGCGGGACTGGCGGCAACGACGGCGGTGGACATACCGGCGGAGGCGGCGCCGACTGCCTGATCATCTCAGAGTACGTCGAGGGGAGCAGCTACAACAAGGCCATCGAGATCTACAACTGCGGCAGCGCAGCCATCGACCTGACCGACTACCGCTACTGCGCCGCCCACAACTCGACCGACCCGACCGGGACCGCCGACTGCTCGCGCGACCACGACCTGACCGGCACCCTCGCCGCAGGCGCGGTGCAGGTGTTGTGCAACGACCGCATCTCAGACGCCGCCGCCTGCGACGAACTCACCGGTAACATCAGCTTCAACGGCGACGACCGCTTCGTCATCTACCTCGACGACGGTAGCGGCGCCTACGAGCACGGCGTCGACACGGTCGTCGACGCCTTCGGCGAGCTCGCCAGCGAGCCCTCGAGCAGGTTGTGGGCCGACGTCACTCTCGAGCGCTGTAACTTCGCGCCCTTCGACGGGGTGTCGAGCTTCGACGCCGCCGTGTTCTACACGACGCACGCCGAAGACGACTTCAGCGGGCTGGGCGCCGCGCCCAGCGAGACCTGCGCGCCGTAA
- the gluQRS gene encoding tRNA glutamyl-Q(34) synthetase GluQRS yields the protein MNFDQLLEKANALKKERPRGRYAPSPTGPLHLGNARTALLAWLQARLMGGAFIMRNEDLDQPRVVEGSAEQIYEDLYWLELDWDEGPDVGGPVGPYNQSERTALYEEALRRLDEAGVVFRCYCSRKDVREAASAPHDDGRVIYPGTCRFLSEEEEAQVKADKPNRTPSWRYRVPARDVSLEDIIAGRYAQNLDTEVGDFPIRRADALFAYQLAVVVDDALMGVTDVVRGDDLLSSTPRQVELFEAFGFDVPRFWHVPLMCDEEGNRMSKRDGSDSLQMLREQGKTPYEVVGKLAASVGLAEPGEEISAGRLLDRLTIEEFEEALRARSPYG from the coding sequence ATGAACTTCGACCAACTCCTCGAAAAAGCCAACGCGCTCAAGAAAGAACGCCCGCGCGGCCGCTACGCGCCCAGCCCCACCGGCCCCCTGCACCTCGGCAACGCGCGCACGGCCCTTCTGGCCTGGCTGCAGGCGCGCCTGATGGGCGGGGCGTTCATCATGCGCAACGAAGACCTCGACCAACCGCGGGTGGTCGAGGGGAGCGCCGAGCAGATCTACGAAGACCTGTACTGGCTCGAGCTCGACTGGGACGAGGGCCCCGATGTGGGCGGCCCGGTGGGGCCGTACAACCAGTCGGAGCGCACCGCGTTGTACGAAGAGGCGCTTCGCCGCCTCGACGAGGCGGGGGTGGTCTTCCGGTGCTACTGCTCGCGCAAAGACGTGCGCGAGGCGGCCAGCGCGCCGCACGACGACGGCCGGGTCATTTACCCGGGCACCTGCCGGTTTCTGAGCGAGGAGGAAGAAGCGCAGGTCAAGGCCGACAAGCCCAACCGCACCCCATCGTGGCGCTACCGCGTGCCCGCCCGAGACGTCTCGCTCGAGGACATCATCGCCGGACGCTACGCCCAGAACCTCGACACCGAAGTGGGCGACTTCCCCATTCGACGCGCCGACGCGCTCTTTGCCTACCAGTTGGCAGTGGTCGTCGACGACGCACTGATGGGGGTGACCGACGTGGTGCGCGGCGATGATCTGCTGTCGTCGACGCCGCGCCAGGTGGAGTTATTCGAGGCGTTCGGCTTCGACGTGCCGCGTTTTTGGCATGTGCCGCTGATGTGCGACGAGGAGGGCAACCGCATGTCGAAACGCGACGGCTCCGATTCGCTGCAGATGCTCCGCGAGCAGGGCAAGACGCCCTACGAGGTGGTCGGAAAGCTGGCGGCGTCGGTCGGTCTGGCCGAGCCTGGCGAGGAGATCTCGGCCGGAAGGCTCCTCGACCGACTTACGATCGAGGAGTTCGAGGAGGCGCTTCGCGCCCGGTCGCCTTACGGCTGA
- a CDS encoding arsenite methyltransferase has product MSKTEEIKKQIRKTYGDVAKSDPSSSGCCSGGQAERDIANIHAERLGYSKEEAESVPEGANLGLGCGNPTAIAALTPGEVVLDLGAGAGFDAFLAADKVGDEGLVIGVDMTAEMVEKARANADKIDAKNISFRLGEIEHLPVADATVDAIISNCVINLSPDKPQVFAEALRVLKPGGRLAISDVVATAEMPDEILEDLELYSCCVSGASTIDDLRAMLEEAGFVDVTIEPKDESREFIREWAPGAVVDEYIRSASIEAKKPGKQSCC; this is encoded by the coding sequence ATGAGCAAAACTGAAGAAATCAAAAAGCAAATTCGCAAGACCTACGGCGACGTCGCCAAGTCCGATCCCTCCAGCAGCGGTTGCTGCTCGGGTGGCCAAGCCGAGCGCGACATCGCCAACATCCACGCCGAGCGCCTGGGCTACTCCAAAGAAGAGGCCGAGTCGGTGCCCGAGGGCGCCAACCTGGGACTGGGCTGCGGCAACCCGACGGCCATCGCCGCGCTCACGCCCGGCGAGGTCGTGCTCGACCTGGGGGCCGGCGCGGGGTTCGACGCCTTTTTGGCGGCCGACAAGGTCGGCGATGAAGGTCTGGTCATCGGCGTGGACATGACCGCCGAGATGGTCGAGAAGGCGCGCGCGAACGCCGACAAAATCGACGCGAAGAATATCAGCTTTCGGCTGGGCGAGATCGAGCACCTGCCGGTGGCCGACGCCACGGTCGACGCGATCATCTCGAACTGCGTGATCAACCTGTCGCCGGACAAGCCGCAGGTCTTCGCCGAGGCGCTGCGCGTGCTCAAGCCGGGCGGCCGGCTGGCCATCTCGGACGTGGTCGCCACCGCCGAGATGCCCGACGAGATCTTGGAGGACCTCGAACTGTACTCGTGCTGCGTGAGCGGGGCGAGCACCATCGACGACCTCCGGGCGATGCTCGAAGAGGCCGGCTTTGTGGACGTGACCATCGAGCCCAAAGACGAGAGCCGCGAGTTCATCCGCGAGTGGGCGCCCGGGGCGGTCGTCGACGAGTATATTCGCTCGGCGAGTATTGAGGCGAAGAAGCCCGGCAAGCAGTCGTGCTGCTAA
- a CDS encoding aminotransferase class V-fold PLP-dependent enzyme, protein MTEDPKIDFAAHWTIDPSVTFLNHGSFGATPKRVLHEQEEIRKRMERQPMQFFMRDLPGELDRARAEFAEFVGADPANLVFVPNTTTGVNSVLRSLALEAGDEILVTSHGYPACNNAVDFVCERAGAKSVVADIPFPISSPDEVVEAILAKVGDNTRLALIDHVTSATALILPIEKIVDELQARGVDVLVDGAHAPGMLELDLESLGATYYTGNCHKWLCAPKGAAFLWVDPSKRTEVRPAVISHGAGAPPEERFHYEFDWTGTHDFSPYLCVPTTIKFLRSLMPGGWPAIYERNHKLALQARDLLCDTLDIDPPAPDEMLGPMASVPLPDAPYDKLPPNQFTDPLGERLARGGFEVRMAAFPELPKRILRVSCALYNRLEQYEALCEALPKALDGQELVEEGELPVY, encoded by the coding sequence ATGACTGAGGATCCCAAGATCGACTTCGCCGCCCACTGGACAATCGACCCGTCGGTGACGTTTCTCAACCACGGCTCGTTCGGTGCCACGCCCAAGCGCGTGCTCCACGAGCAGGAAGAGATTCGCAAGCGCATGGAGCGCCAGCCGATGCAGTTCTTCATGCGCGATCTGCCGGGCGAGCTCGATCGAGCGCGCGCGGAGTTCGCCGAGTTCGTGGGCGCAGATCCGGCGAATCTGGTCTTCGTGCCGAACACGACCACCGGCGTCAACTCGGTGCTGCGCTCGCTCGCGCTCGAGGCGGGCGACGAGATCTTGGTGACAAGCCACGGCTACCCGGCGTGCAACAACGCAGTCGACTTCGTCTGCGAGCGCGCCGGCGCCAAGTCCGTGGTCGCCGATATTCCCTTTCCGATAAGCTCGCCGGACGAGGTGGTCGAGGCGATTCTCGCCAAGGTGGGCGACAACACCCGGCTCGCGCTCATCGACCATGTGACGAGCGCCACGGCGCTCATCTTGCCCATCGAAAAGATCGTCGACGAGCTGCAGGCCCGCGGAGTCGACGTCCTCGTCGACGGCGCGCACGCCCCGGGCATGCTCGAGCTCGACCTGGAGAGCCTGGGCGCCACGTACTACACGGGCAACTGCCACAAGTGGCTGTGCGCTCCCAAAGGCGCCGCCTTTTTGTGGGTCGACCCGAGCAAGCGCACCGAGGTGCGCCCGGCGGTCATCAGTCACGGCGCCGGCGCACCGCCCGAGGAGCGCTTCCACTACGAGTTCGACTGGACCGGCACCCACGACTTCTCGCCGTATCTGTGCGTACCGACGACCATCAAGTTCCTGCGCAGCCTGATGCCCGGCGGCTGGCCCGCTATCTACGAGCGCAACCACAAGCTCGCCCTGCAAGCCCGCGACCTACTGTGCGACACGCTCGACATCGACCCGCCTGCGCCCGACGAGATGCTCGGCCCGATGGCCTCGGTCCCGCTGCCCGACGCCCCCTACGACAAGCTCCCGCCCAACCAGTTCACTGACCCATTGGGTGAGCGACTCGCCCGCGGCGGCTTCGAGGTGCGCATGGCCGCGTTCCCCGAGCTACCCAAGCGCATCTTGCGCGTCTCGTGCGCCCTCTACAACCGCCTCGAGCAGTACGAGGCGCTGTGCGAGGCGCTGCCGAAGGCCCTCGACGGGCAAGAGCTCGTCGAAGAGGGCGAGCTGCCGGTGTACTGA
- a CDS encoding aminoglycoside phosphotransferase family protein has protein sequence MAIKNMEERIRKALTQLFDIEVAQSAELENRGGHASLRIYWRVQLPAHASAPRGEYTQMAMVLPQDADILESEEGMSSGAEAPKELPFVNVHRYLDSIGMPVPDIDLVDMNLGVLLLEDLGDQTFEESILELRRRDDLEPEDHEEAFLDLYREAIDLLVEFQQAVLQSATDDDVDNADCIAFGRSFDKELLRWELDHYLEWGLEERLDGKAAERVAARKADLDRIFDEVVDELLDVQQALVLRDYQSRNLMHKEGQWHLIDFQDALKGPFTYDLVALLRDSYIELESSQVDTLLDHYVTRGQQVGLPWCADGDRAYEAFHLQTIQRKLKDAGRFVYIDRVKGDPSFLQYYDSSIRYVREALDKLPGWDELAQILEEIEPSWDV, from the coding sequence TTGGCCATCAAAAACATGGAAGAGCGCATCCGCAAAGCGCTGACTCAACTGTTCGACATCGAGGTGGCGCAGTCCGCCGAATTGGAAAACCGCGGCGGGCACGCCTCGCTGCGTATCTACTGGCGCGTCCAGCTACCCGCGCATGCCAGCGCGCCGCGCGGCGAGTACACCCAGATGGCCATGGTGCTGCCCCAGGACGCCGACATCCTCGAGAGCGAAGAGGGGATGTCCTCCGGGGCCGAGGCGCCCAAAGAACTCCCGTTCGTCAACGTGCATCGCTACCTCGACAGCATCGGCATGCCGGTGCCCGACATCGACCTGGTCGACATGAACCTCGGGGTGTTGTTGCTCGAGGACCTGGGCGACCAGACCTTCGAGGAGTCGATCCTCGAGCTTCGCCGTCGTGACGACCTCGAGCCGGAGGACCACGAAGAGGCCTTCTTGGACCTCTATCGCGAAGCGATCGACCTGCTGGTCGAATTCCAGCAAGCCGTGCTCCAGTCGGCCACCGACGACGACGTCGACAACGCCGACTGCATCGCCTTCGGCCGAAGCTTCGACAAGGAGCTGTTGCGCTGGGAGCTCGACCATTACCTGGAGTGGGGCCTCGAGGAGCGCCTCGACGGCAAAGCCGCCGAGCGCGTCGCCGCCCGAAAGGCCGACCTCGACCGCATCTTCGACGAGGTGGTCGACGAGCTGCTCGACGTCCAACAGGCGCTCGTGTTGCGCGATTACCAGTCGCGCAACTTGATGCACAAAGAAGGCCAGTGGCACCTGATCGACTTTCAGGACGCCCTCAAAGGTCCGTTCACCTACGACCTCGTCGCCCTGTTGCGCGACTCGTATATCGAGCTCGAATCGAGCCAGGTCGACACGCTGCTCGACCACTACGTCACGCGCGGCCAACAGGTCGGCCTGCCGTGGTGCGCCGACGGCGACCGCGCCTACGAGGCATTCCACCTGCAGACGATCCAACGCAAGCTCAAGGACGCTGGCCGCTTTGTCTACATCGACCGCGTCAAAGGCGACCCGAGCTTCTTGCAGTATTACGACTCCTCGATCCGCTACGTGCGCGAAGCGCTCGACAAGCTGCCCGGGTGGGACGAGTTGGCCCAGATTCTAGAAGAGATCGAGCCGAGCTGGGACGTATAG
- a CDS encoding tRNA(His) guanylyltransferase Thg1 family protein, which translates to MTDRLAARFKAYESTSEQLLPPRLPVILRMDGHAFSKLTEREDFDKPFDERFLEAMHAAATDVLEFCSGAELAYVQSDEISVLLRNDHTEQTEPFLGNRTQKLASLTASRAAVTFNRVANAYGIPTEAMFDCRAFVVPYAEVNNYFLWRQNDAFKNCVSTYAYWELRKKYDANKAHEMLQGLSTNQRQELIFQEFGVNPNDIATKWKRGVCIRRVERELPLREALEPAKLDELLEKGHVDDPDEVVTRRPWEVDTEIPRFNHEPGYIEAFLPD; encoded by the coding sequence ATGACCGACCGACTCGCCGCACGTTTCAAAGCCTACGAATCCACCTCCGAGCAGCTCCTGCCTCCGCGCTTGCCGGTCATCCTGCGCATGGACGGCCACGCCTTCAGCAAGCTCACCGAGCGTGAGGACTTCGACAAGCCGTTCGACGAGCGCTTTTTGGAGGCGATGCACGCCGCGGCGACCGACGTGCTCGAGTTTTGCTCGGGCGCGGAGCTCGCCTACGTGCAATCCGACGAAATCTCGGTGCTCCTTCGAAACGACCACACCGAGCAGACCGAGCCGTTCCTGGGCAATCGCACCCAGAAGCTCGCCTCGTTGACCGCCTCGCGCGCGGCGGTGACGTTCAACCGCGTCGCCAACGCCTACGGCATTCCGACCGAGGCGATGTTCGACTGTCGCGCCTTCGTCGTGCCGTACGCCGAGGTGAATAACTACTTTTTGTGGCGCCAGAACGACGCCTTCAAAAACTGCGTGAGCACTTACGCCTACTGGGAGCTTCGCAAGAAGTACGACGCCAACAAGGCCCACGAGATGCTCCAAGGCCTGAGCACCAATCAGCGCCAGGAGCTCATCTTCCAAGAGTTCGGCGTCAACCCCAACGACATCGCCACCAAATGGAAGCGCGGGGTGTGCATCCGCCGCGTCGAGCGCGAGCTGCCGCTTCGAGAGGCCCTCGAGCCCGCCAAGCTAGACGAGCTGCTCGAGAAGGGCCACGTCGACGACCCCGACGAAGTCGTGACGCGGCGCCCGTGGGAGGTCGATACAGAAATACCCCGATTCAACCACGAACCGGGGTATATCGAGGCGTTCCTCCCGGACTGA
- a CDS encoding TIGR02147 family protein has protein sequence MSDDWKPNIFEYVDYREYLRDYYDAGKANVSQFSYRYLARLAGFSSPNFFKLVMDGDRNLSNDSINKFAKALKLDREEKRFFADLVAFDQAETVEERNEAFERVAASRRFRRARRLDSSMFEYLSRWYHPAIRELAALDDFRRDPEWIARKLSPEVSVEQIEASLDLLFDMGLLVEEEDGSISRGEPSLTTGHEVRSLAIGNYHRQMLERAANSIVNVPRELRDISALTVCIDSEKVPEVKERIHAFRESLLDFCDRDANPEAVFQINFQLFPLTEVPGEENPDE, from the coding sequence ATGAGCGACGACTGGAAACCCAACATCTTCGAATACGTCGATTATCGCGAGTATCTGCGCGACTACTACGACGCCGGCAAGGCGAACGTCTCGCAGTTCTCGTATCGATATTTGGCGCGCCTGGCAGGCTTCTCGTCCCCCAACTTTTTCAAGTTGGTGATGGACGGCGATCGCAACCTGAGCAACGACAGCATCAACAAGTTTGCCAAGGCGCTCAAACTCGACCGCGAAGAGAAGCGCTTCTTCGCCGACCTGGTCGCTTTCGATCAGGCCGAGACGGTCGAGGAGCGCAACGAGGCGTTCGAGCGGGTCGCCGCCAGCCGGCGGTTTCGCCGCGCGCGCCGACTCGACAGCAGCATGTTCGAGTACCTGTCGCGCTGGTACCACCCGGCGATCCGGGAGTTGGCCGCACTCGACGATTTCCGCCGCGATCCCGAATGGATCGCCCGGAAGCTCTCCCCGGAGGTCTCCGTCGAGCAGATCGAGGCATCGCTGGATCTTCTCTTCGACATGGGCCTTCTGGTGGAGGAAGAGGATGGTTCGATCTCGCGCGGCGAGCCGAGCCTGACCACCGGCCACGAGGTGCGCTCTTTGGCGATCGGCAACTACCATCGCCAGATGCTCGAGCGCGCGGCTAACTCCATCGTCAACGTGCCGCGCGAGCTTCGCGATATCAGCGCGTTGACCGTGTGCATCGACTCCGAAAAGGTCCCGGAAGTCAAAGAGCGCATCCACGCGTTTCGTGAGAGCTTGCTCGATTTTTGCGATCGCGACGCCAATCCCGAGGCGGTCTTCCAGATCAACTTCCAGTTGTTCCCGTTGACCGAGGTGCCGGGCGAGGAGAACCCAGACGAATGA